In the genome of Paenibacillus sp. FSL R5-0766, one region contains:
- a CDS encoding ATP-grasp domain-containing protein, translating to MTTRSGETRHRTAASLRVLLTGGRAPVTLDLARMLHRAGHRVYVAESAVRHLTRSSRAVEQCAVVPSPRHNTRAYLAELEGLAQDWQIDLLIPMCEEVFYVAQGADRLRVYCRVLVTTLEQLYELHHKYDFIQLAGSLGLSVPDTRLIHSRQEWMEAQSVLGKLGDWVWKPVYSRFAAKVRMPILMTDDAGVGTDQEGNVSEKKRRHFRNDPPEEGELSVASPWVAQAYIPGQMLCTYSIAHEGQLVAHATYDSRYRTGSVGASVFFEQVEHEGALAWVRQFVEATGFSGQIGFDFIEGPDGQVYAIECNPRATSGIHLFHPGDDLVRALTEPETLVKERKMITPARGSKAMLMLPMLGSGVQQIFGKGKLRAWIAAWRGTRDVVYVGQDIQPVFEQFGVVLAAWRLAKSQKCSLTEALTHDIEWNGEQQ from the coding sequence TTGACTACTAGATCTGGGGAAACCAGACATCGTACAGCTGCTTCTCTCCGTGTGTTGCTTACAGGCGGAAGGGCTCCCGTAACGCTGGATCTGGCACGCATGCTTCATCGGGCAGGCCATCGGGTCTATGTCGCGGAGAGTGCCGTACGGCATCTGACCAGATCATCTCGTGCAGTGGAACAGTGCGCTGTGGTCCCATCGCCGCGTCATAACACACGTGCGTATCTGGCAGAGCTGGAAGGGTTGGCACAGGATTGGCAGATCGACCTGTTGATTCCGATGTGTGAAGAAGTCTTTTATGTTGCTCAAGGGGCAGACAGACTGCGTGTATATTGCCGTGTTCTGGTTACAACTCTGGAGCAGCTGTATGAGCTGCATCATAAATATGATTTTATCCAGCTTGCAGGCTCACTCGGTCTTTCGGTTCCGGATACACGCCTGATCCACAGTCGGCAGGAATGGATGGAAGCTCAGTCTGTTCTGGGAAAACTAGGAGATTGGGTATGGAAGCCGGTGTATTCCCGCTTTGCAGCCAAAGTTCGCATGCCAATACTCATGACCGATGACGCTGGGGTAGGGACGGATCAGGAAGGAAACGTAAGCGAAAAGAAACGTCGACATTTTCGTAACGACCCTCCGGAAGAAGGGGAATTATCCGTTGCTTCACCTTGGGTTGCACAGGCCTACATTCCTGGTCAGATGTTATGTACTTACAGCATAGCGCATGAAGGGCAACTGGTTGCACATGCCACTTACGACAGTCGCTATCGTACAGGAAGCGTGGGAGCCAGTGTTTTTTTTGAACAGGTGGAACATGAAGGTGCCCTTGCGTGGGTGAGACAATTTGTTGAGGCAACGGGTTTTAGTGGGCAGATTGGGTTTGATTTTATAGAAGGTCCGGATGGGCAGGTATACGCAATTGAGTGTAATCCGAGGGCAACGAGTGGGATTCATCTATTTCACCCCGGAGATGACTTGGTGCGTGCACTAACTGAACCGGAGACGTTGGTAAAAGAAAGAAAAATGATCACGCCCGCACGGGGCAGCAAAGCCATGCTCATGCTTCCCATGTTAGGAAGCGGAGTACAGCAGATCTTTGGCAAAGGGAAGCTCCGTGCATGGATAGCTGCGTGGCGTGGAACCAGGGATGTGGTCTATGTAGGGCAGGATATCCAGCCTGTATTTGAACAATTCGGAGTGGTGCTAGCCGCATGGCGTCTGGCAAAATCGCAGAAGTGCTCGCTGACTGAAGCTTTGACTCATGACATAGAATGGAACGGTGAACAACAATGA
- a CDS encoding NAD-dependent epimerase/dehydratase family protein, whose product MNRALVTGATGCLGRHLAIRLAQEGWEVTGMGRQPKVGAELESAGVRFLNGDIRNEAVVNEGCAGQDMVFHCAALSSPWGKYRDFYSSNVEGTQNLIDVCLHNKVQRFIHVSTPSIYFNYIPRYNVHENDPLPSKPANHYAATKLLAEQVVMEGHAKGLPSIIIRPRAIFGPYDQTLFPRIVAANAKSGVPMIGDGQALIDLTCVDNVVDALLLCRDASTEALGRAYNISNGDPRAFSELVSSLFGMLDMPLRRRNIPYRMAYGVAALLERVHGYIPALGEPPLTRYTVGSLSIPQTLDITDAREQLGYIPRVSIEEGLQQFADWWRAESC is encoded by the coding sequence ATGAATAGAGCATTGGTTACAGGAGCTACGGGATGTCTGGGCAGGCATCTCGCGATACGGCTTGCCCAAGAGGGATGGGAAGTCACTGGCATGGGCCGACAGCCAAAGGTTGGTGCAGAACTTGAGTCGGCAGGAGTCCGATTCCTCAATGGAGATATACGGAATGAGGCAGTAGTAAACGAAGGGTGTGCGGGGCAGGATATGGTGTTTCACTGTGCGGCACTATCATCGCCATGGGGTAAATATCGTGACTTTTATAGCAGTAATGTAGAAGGCACACAAAACCTCATTGATGTATGCCTGCATAATAAAGTACAGCGATTCATACATGTCTCGACTCCAAGTATATATTTTAACTACATACCACGATATAACGTACATGAGAATGACCCGTTGCCATCCAAACCAGCCAATCATTATGCAGCCACGAAGCTTCTCGCTGAGCAGGTTGTAATGGAGGGGCATGCGAAGGGGCTTCCGTCGATCATCATTCGACCGCGAGCCATCTTTGGTCCGTATGATCAGACGTTATTTCCCAGAATTGTCGCAGCAAACGCGAAATCGGGCGTGCCCATGATCGGTGATGGACAGGCATTAATCGATCTGACCTGTGTGGATAATGTGGTGGATGCCTTATTATTGTGCCGCGATGCCTCTACAGAAGCACTTGGTAGAGCCTACAATATCTCCAATGGCGATCCAAGGGCGTTCAGTGAGTTGGTGAGCAGCCTGTTTGGCATGCTGGATATGCCCTTGCGTCGTCGAAACATTCCTTATCGGATGGCATATGGTGTGGCAGCGTTGCTGGAGCGAGTTCATGGCTATATTCCTGCGTTGGGTGAACCTCCGTTGACACGGTATACAGTCGGATCCTTATCCATCCCACAGACGTTGGATATTACGGATGCACGGGAGCAATTGGGATACATCCCTCGGGTGTCCATTGAAGAGGGATTGCAACAATTTGCAGACTGGTGGAGGGCTGAATCATGCTGA
- a CDS encoding MBL fold metallo-hydrolase → MLTTTPVELYLGAAGYCTHPEFLTLRGGRLSPVPFPAGFACIIHPVHGPILLDTGYSSRFFKETAHLPNALYRHITPVVYREEDSAVHFLARIGLKASDIRYIILSHFHGDHIAGVRDFPEAQFIYLPRAYDAVRSLGPIAAVKAGFLAGLLPEDFMARSWPVTCEPERWTRAGEAFPFDEVYDIFGDGSLLGVDVSGHAEGMMGLLLRTEEHDYFLCADAVWSSRAFREQRRPHALAGIIMSNRQEYHRNFDKLVQLYQQFPHIRIVPSHCRDVLDAWGTGGQKR, encoded by the coding sequence ATGCTGACAACAACTCCGGTGGAACTATATTTGGGTGCGGCGGGTTACTGTACACATCCGGAGTTTCTGACGCTGCGTGGTGGTCGATTGAGTCCAGTACCTTTCCCGGCAGGATTTGCCTGCATCATTCATCCCGTACATGGACCGATCCTGCTGGATACGGGATATAGTTCCCGCTTTTTCAAGGAAACGGCTCATTTGCCTAACGCACTGTATCGTCATATTACACCTGTGGTCTATCGCGAGGAGGATAGTGCCGTTCATTTTTTGGCTCGAATTGGACTGAAAGCTTCGGATATTCGGTATATCATCCTCTCGCATTTTCACGGCGATCATATCGCGGGTGTACGAGATTTCCCGGAGGCACAATTTATCTATCTGCCAAGGGCCTATGATGCTGTGCGCTCACTTGGTCCGATTGCGGCTGTAAAAGCAGGCTTTCTTGCCGGGTTGTTGCCCGAGGATTTTATGGCCAGATCATGGCCTGTTACGTGTGAGCCTGAGCGATGGACGAGAGCGGGGGAAGCTTTCCCTTTTGATGAGGTCTATGACATCTTTGGTGATGGCAGTCTGCTGGGGGTGGATGTATCCGGTCATGCGGAAGGCATGATGGGACTTCTGTTGCGTACCGAAGAACATGACTATTTTCTCTGCGCGGACGCGGTGTGGTCGAGTCGGGCTTTTCGTGAACAACGCAGACCTCATGCGCTTGCGGGTATTATTATGTCGAATCGACAGGAATACCACCGTAATTTTGACAAGCTGGTTCAGCTGTATCAGCAGTTTCCCCACATTCGAATTGTGCCGAGCCATTGTCGAGATGTACTGGACGCTTGGGGCACAGGAGGGCAGAAACGATGA
- a CDS encoding F390 synthetase-related protein, with product MSNTFRIVVHYALARGLRTWKTREQLERWQERRIIRHVHQIRARSPFYRKWWGGVDATDWRSFPLIDKSIMMEHFDTLNTVGITKVEALALAGESEETRDFKPSIQGVTVGLSSGTSGNRGIFLVSDREQDAWTGKVLAKLLPGGLWKPAKIAFFLRANSNLYESVQRGKLQFQYFDLLERVETLVKRLETYQPTVWVAPPSMLRLLADAYVAGYLTAVPDKIISVAEVLDPLDRKVLEKIFGQTVHQVYQCTEGFLGATCRYGTLHLNEDIVHIEKEFIDPATRRFVPIITDFSRTSQPIIRYRLNDILTEAALPCACGSPFTAIERIEGRCDDTLYFSNMHTGEAVPVFPDFVTRSVIAASPDIEHYRVVQQGDGTMEVSLRLGGNAVMAQVETNVLLELMKLGERLECTLPEIRFVPYTFEPGLTKLRRVERRHNGVAD from the coding sequence ATGAGTAATACCTTTCGCATTGTAGTTCATTATGCACTCGCACGTGGGCTGCGAACATGGAAAACACGAGAACAACTTGAGCGCTGGCAAGAGCGCCGGATTATTCGGCATGTTCATCAGATCCGTGCCCGATCTCCGTTTTACCGGAAGTGGTGGGGTGGCGTGGACGCAACCGACTGGAGAAGCTTTCCTTTGATTGACAAATCAATCATGATGGAACATTTCGATACACTGAACACGGTGGGCATTACCAAAGTTGAAGCGCTGGCTCTTGCAGGTGAAAGTGAAGAAACGCGTGATTTCAAACCTTCCATTCAAGGCGTGACCGTTGGATTGTCTTCGGGTACGTCAGGGAACCGGGGAATATTTCTGGTAAGTGATCGGGAGCAGGATGCGTGGACGGGCAAAGTGCTGGCTAAGTTGCTGCCCGGTGGACTGTGGAAACCTGCCAAGATTGCATTTTTCCTGCGAGCCAACAGTAATCTGTATGAATCGGTGCAGCGTGGCAAATTGCAATTTCAGTATTTTGATCTGCTGGAACGTGTGGAGACCTTGGTTAAGCGGCTGGAAACCTACCAACCTACCGTGTGGGTGGCTCCTCCATCCATGCTGCGTCTGTTGGCGGATGCCTATGTGGCAGGCTATCTGACTGCTGTACCGGATAAAATCATCTCTGTTGCCGAGGTGCTGGACCCCCTGGATCGCAAGGTGTTGGAGAAGATCTTCGGACAGACCGTTCATCAAGTATATCAGTGTACAGAAGGGTTCCTGGGTGCAACCTGTCGTTATGGCACACTGCATTTGAATGAAGATATCGTGCATATTGAAAAAGAGTTCATTGATCCCGCCACCCGACGGTTCGTGCCCATTATTACGGACTTCTCCAGAACATCACAGCCGATAATCCGGTATCGGCTGAATGATATTCTGACCGAGGCCGCGCTGCCATGTGCCTGTGGTTCCCCGTTTACTGCCATTGAGCGGATTGAAGGCCGCTGTGATGACACGCTTTATTTTTCAAACATGCATACGGGTGAGGCGGTACCGGTCTTTCCGGATTTCGTTACCCGTTCGGTCATTGCGGCTTCGCCGGATATTGAACATTATCGTGTGGTGCAGCAAGGGGACGGAACAATGGAGGTATCCCTTCGACTTGGGGGGAACGCAGTGATGGCTCAGGTTGAGACCAATGTACTGCTGGAACTGATGAAGCTGGGAGAGCGGCTTGAATGCACCTTACCTGAGATCAGATTTGTACCGTATACGTTTGAACCGGGACTTACGAAGCTGCGCAGGGTGGAGAGACGGCATAATGGAGTGGCGGATTAA
- a CDS encoding SDR family oxidoreductase, with product MTVEENLTEAGQGRINAGSDVVKKTKEGINAPVALITGTSSGFGMLTAITLAKQGYLVVATMRDLSRRKELVKLAEQAGITERLQYVQLDVTDAESVQEAVGSVLLHNGRIDMLVNNAGFAVGGFIEEVSMEDWRRQMETNLFGLIAVTRAVLPVMREQKQGLIINLSSVSGLSGFPGYAPYAASKFAVEGFTESLRHEMSSFGVRVVLVEPGSYRTPIWNKGLGEIHRSEDSPYKHKLDAVLRYSKHASETAPDPQEVADLIGRIARMRAPRLRYALGKGSRVLIIGKALLPWKWLEWIIARGLK from the coding sequence GTGACAGTAGAGGAAAACTTAACAGAAGCCGGACAGGGACGGATTAATGCAGGTTCTGATGTAGTGAAAAAGACGAAGGAAGGAATTAACGCTCCGGTGGCCTTAATTACAGGCACATCCAGCGGCTTCGGTATGCTCACCGCAATCACCCTTGCCAAGCAGGGATATCTTGTTGTTGCTACAATGCGTGATCTGAGTCGAAGAAAAGAATTGGTGAAACTGGCTGAACAGGCGGGGATAACCGAACGTTTGCAATATGTGCAACTGGACGTGACTGATGCTGAATCAGTGCAGGAAGCTGTGGGGTCCGTACTTCTTCATAATGGCCGAATAGACATGCTGGTGAACAATGCAGGATTTGCGGTTGGCGGGTTCATTGAGGAAGTGTCGATGGAGGATTGGCGGCGCCAGATGGAAACGAATCTATTTGGATTAATCGCTGTGACACGTGCGGTCCTGCCTGTGATGCGTGAACAGAAGCAGGGGTTAATTATAAATTTGTCCAGCGTCAGTGGGTTGTCCGGTTTCCCAGGATATGCGCCCTATGCTGCCTCCAAATTCGCTGTGGAAGGATTCACGGAAAGTTTGCGGCATGAGATGTCTTCTTTTGGTGTTCGGGTGGTATTAGTTGAGCCTGGCTCTTATCGCACACCGATCTGGAATAAAGGTTTGGGTGAGATTCACCGGAGCGAGGACTCTCCGTATAAGCATAAGCTGGACGCGGTTCTTCGTTATTCCAAACATGCGAGCGAGACGGCACCTGATCCACAGGAGGTAGCTGATCTGATCGGCCGAATTGCACGGATGCGTGCACCAAGACTTCGATATGCGCTCGGAAAAGGTTCGCGTGTGCTCATCATAGGTAAAGCACTGCTACCCTGGAAGTGGCTGGAGTGGATCATCGCCCGTGGTTTAAAATAG